The nucleotide sequence AGCACCTCCTGGGCGTCGGTGCCGGGGTAGAAGATCCCGCCGCCGTAGAGCTCCTCCAGGGGGACGAGGCCCATGGTCATCGCGGTGACGAGGCCCAGGTTGCCCTTGCCCCCGCGCAGCAGGGCGAACAGCTCCGGCTCGTGCCGGGCGTCCACGTGGCGAAGCCGCCCGTCGGGGGTCACCACCTCGAGGCCCAGCAGGTGGTCGGCGGCGAAGCCGAAGATCCGCCCGAGCACCGGCAGCCCGCCGCCCAGGGTGTAGCCGACCGCCCCGGCGTCGCTGGCCGAACCGGTGAGGACCGCGAGGCCGTGGGGCGCGACCGCGTCGATCACGCGGCGCCACCGCACGCCGGCGCCGATCCGAGCGGTCCGGCGGCGGAGGTCGACCTCGATCTCCTGCATCCGGTGGGTCGTGACGAGCACGCCGCCCTCCATGGGCTGGTCCGCGCCGTGGCCCGTGGACTGCACCCCCACGGGCTCGTGGTGGGCGGCGGCCCACCGCATCACGGCCACCACGTCGGCGGCGTCGGTCACGCCCGCCACCGCGTCCGGGTGGTGGACGGCGGCCAGGTTGAAGCCGGCGACCTCCTGCGCGAAGCCGGCCTCGTCCGGCAGCAGGACCGGACCGCGGACCTGCCGGTGGAGTTCTTCCACGTCCGTTCTCGAGATCATCGCGGGCCCCCTCGGCACCGGCGATCCGCGGTGCGGGGCCGCTCGGGCCCGCAGGCGCCGCAGAACAGGTCCATTCTCCCACGCGGGCCCGCCGGTGCGCCCTCCGGAGCGTGCACGGAATCGTCACGGGGCGCCGGCCGGCACGGCCCGGACGGCACGGCCGGAACGGGGCGGGGCCGCGGGGAGGGTCAGTCGCGCTCGAGCGGCAGGGCGGGCGCCAGCCGGCGCAGGGACGTGAACGTGGGCACGAGGGCCTCGTAGAGCTGCTCGAACACCGGCTGCAGGGACGCGTGGACCGCGGCGTCGGCGGGGTCCGGGCGCACCACGGACTCGACCTCCACCAGGTCCGCGGCCACGTCGACGGACTCGATCAGCCCGAGCGCCTGCATCCCGAGCAGCGCGGCGCCGAACCCGGAGCCCTCGTGGCCCGAGGCGAAGGAGATGTCCGTGCCGAGGACGTCGGCGAGCAGCTGCCGCCACAGCGGGCTGCGGGCGAAACCGCCGGTGGCGCGGATCTGCTCCACGGCCAGACCGGCCGAGCGCATCGACTGCAGGACCAGGCCGAGCTGCTGGCACACCCCCTCCAGGGCCGCGCGCACCAGGTGTGCGCGGCGGTGGGCGCGGGTCAGCCCCACGTAGGCGCCCTTGGGCAGGGAGCTCCAGTGCGGGGCGCGCTCGCTCAGCAGGTAGGGCAGCATGAGCAGCCCCCCGGACCCGGCCGGGACGCTCCCCGCGAGCGCGAGCAGCTCCTCCTCCGGCTCCTCCCCCAGGTCGGGGGCGAGGGCGTCCCCGGCCCAGCCCAGGACCACGCCGCCGTTGTTGATCGCCCCGCCGACCACCCAGCGCCCCGGGGTCAGGGCGTAGCAGAAGACCCGTCCCAGCGGGTCCACCACGGGACGGTCGACGACGACGCGCAGCGCGCCGCTCGTGCCGATCGAGCAGGCCGCCACCCCGGGCCGGACCGCGCCCAGGCCGAGGTTGGCCAGCGGGCCGTCGCTGGCCCCCACCACCACGGGCACGGTGGCGGGCAGCCCCGTGGCCCGGGCGCCCTCGTCCGTGAGCCCGGGCAGGACGTGGGTGGTGGGCACCAGCTCGGGCAGCTGCTCGGGCAGGATCCCGGCGTGGGCGAGGGCCTCGCCGTCCCAGGCCAGCTCGTGGATGTTCATCAGACCGGTGGCCGAGGCCACCGAGTGGTCCACCACGAGCGCGTCGCACAGCCGCAGCAGCACGAACTCCTTGATGCCGGCCCAGAAGGCGACGCGCTCGCACAGCTTGGGCTCCTGGTCGTGGAACCAGACGAGCTTGGGCAGCGGCGACATGGGGTGCACCGGGGTGCCCGTGCGCCGGTGCAGGGCGAGGCCGCCCGCGCTCGCGCGCAGCCGTTCCGCCTGGATGCTGGCCCGGGTGTCGGCCCAGGTGACGAGCGGGGTGAGGGGCTCTCCCTCGGGCGAGAGCCCGAGCAGGCTGTGCATCGCGGCGCTGAAGGACAGCCCGGCCACGCGCTCCGCCCCGACCTCCCCGACCACCGCGCGGACGGTGTCCAGCACCGCCTGCAGGATCAGCTCGGGGTCCTGGACGGCGTGGCCGGGGTGCGGCTCCTCCAGGGGGTAGCCGGCCGAGGCGGCGGCGAGCTGCTCACCGCCCACGGCGAAGGCCACGGCCTTGGTGCTCGTGGTGCCGATGTCGACGCCCACCACCACGGGCTCCGGGTGCCCGGTGCCGGCCGGCCCCGGCATCAGCGCGGCTCCCCGGGGGCCAGGGACACTAGGACCTTGCCGGAGACCGCGGAGTCGCGGGCCGTGGCGAACGCCTCCACGGCCCGGTCGGCGGGGAACTCGTGCGTGACCACGTCCTCGATCCCGGGGCGGTCGGCGAGCAGCCCGATCGCCTCGTCGATCTCGTCGTCGAACCGGAAGGACCCGCGCAGCTGGAGCTCCTTGGAGACCAGCGGGGCCAGGTTCACGGGCCGCGCCTCGTCCGGCACCATCCCCACCTGGACGACGACGCCGCCGCGGCGGGCGCCCACCAGCGCGGGGCTCACGGCCGCGGGCACGCCGGAGCACTCGAGCACCACGTCGAACGCCCCGGACGGGATCTGTTCGGCCCCCACCCGGACGGTGCCGTGCACGCCGAGCGCCCGGGCCCGCTCGAGCGGGCCCTCGAGGACGTCGGTGGCCACGACCTCGGCCGCGCCCCGGGCCAGGGCCGCCGCGGCGGTGAGCAGGCCGATCGGCCCGGACCCGGAGACGAGCACGCGCCGGCCGGTCACGTCCCCGGCCACGGTGAGCCCGTGCAGGGCCACGGCCAGCGGCTCGGCGAGCGCGGCCCGGCGCAGCGGCAGGCCGGCCGGGAGCACCCGGACCATGTCCCGGCGGACCAGCAGGTACTCGCTCATCCCGCCCTGGGTGTGCGGCCGGGTGGAGGCGCTGCCCAGGTAGGCCCCGCCGGGCCAGAGGTGGCGCCGGTCCTCGATCCCGGGCTGGGGCGTGCCGAACGTGGCCGGGTGGACCGTCACCGGGGTGCCGGGGGCGAGCTCGCCGGCGGGGTCCAGGTCCACCGTCCCGGAGACCTCGTGCCCGGGCACGAGGGGTTCCCGGACCACGTACTCGCCGTTGGCGCCCTCGGCCCAGTAGTGCAGGTCCGACCCGCACACCCCGCCGTAGGCGATCCGGAGCCGGACCTGCCCCTCGGCGGGCTCCGGGGTGGGCACCTCCTCGACGCGCAGATCGTCCTTGCCGTGGATCACGATGGCCCTCATGAGCTCTCCTCCTGGTGCGTCCCCGGGGCGCCGCGGTGCGGCGCGTGCCGGGTGGGACTGCGGGTGGTGCGGCGGACCCGGGTCAGAGGACGGAGGTCATGCCGCCGTCGACCAGGACGTTGTGCCCCGAGACGAAGCTGGAGGCGTCCGAGCACAGGTAGACCAGCGTGCCCACGAGCTCCTCGACCTGCCCCCAGCGCCGGGCCGGGGTGCGCTCGACCACCCAGTGGTTGAACGCCTCGTCCTCGATCAGCGCCTGGTTCATCTCGGTGGCGAAGTATCCGGGCGAGATCGCGTTGACCTGGATGTTGTGCCGGGCGAGGTCCGCGGCCATGCCCTTGGTGAGCATGACCACCCCGCCCTTGGTGGCCGAGTACGGGGCGATGGTCTGCCGGGCGAGCACCGACTGCACGGAGCCGATGTTGACGATCTTGCCCGAGCCGCGCTCCTGCATGCCGGGGACCACGGCCCGGGACACGTGGAACACGCTCGAGAGGTTCGCCGCGACGATGTCCTCCCAGTCCTGGGCCGCGAACTCGGCGAAGGGGGCGCGGCGCTGGATCCCGGCGTTGTTCACCAGGATGTCCGGGACGCCGTGCTCGGCGAGGACCGCGTCGATCCCCGTCCGGACGGCCTCGGCGTCGGTGAGGTCGAAGGCCGCCGTGACCGGGGCGGTGCCCGTGCCGGCGGCGATCTCGTCGCACACCCGGGCGAGGGCGTCGGCGTCGCGCCCGTGCAGGACCACGCGGGCCCCCGCCTCGGCGAGGCCCGTGGCCAGGGCCCGCCCCAGCCCCCGGGAGGAGCCGGTGACGAGGGCGAGCCGGCCGGTGATGTCGAAGACGTTGCGCATCCGGGGCCTCAGGCGATGTAGAAGATGACGAGGACGATGGCGAAGCCGAGGACGGACTCGAGGGCCTGCTGGACCGTCCAGGTCTTCAGCGTGGTCTTGACGTCCATGCCCATGAGCCGGCCCACGAGCCAGAAGCCGGAGTCGTTGACGTGCCCGGCGAAGACCGAGCCGGCGGCGGTGGCCAGGACCACGGCCGCGACCTCCACGGAGTTGAAGTTGCCCGCGGCCACGGCCGGTGCCATGAGCCCGGCGGCGGTGACGAGGGCCACGGTGGCCGAGCCCTGGGCCAGGCGCAGGACCACGGCGATGATGTAGGCCGCGAAGATGACGGGCAGCCCGATGCCGTCCAGCGAGGACGCCAGCGCGTCGCCGATGCCGGAGGCGCGCAGGATGCCGCCGAACATGCCGCCGGCGCCGGTGATGAGGATGACGGAGGCGACCGGGCCCAGGGAGGAGTCGATGACCTTCTCCAGGGCGGTGCCGTGCTCGCCGCGGCGGGTGCCGAGGACGAACAGGGCCACGAGGACCGAGATCAGCAGGGCGACCGGGGACTCGCCGAGGGCGGAGAGCACCTGGAACCACTCGGCGTCCTCGGAGACGGCGCCGGCGGCGCGCAGGAAGTCCAGGCCGGTGTTCATGAAGATGAGCGCCAGGGGCAGCAGCAGCAGGGCGATGATGGTGCCGACTCGCGGCGGGTTGGCGGGCTGGTCGTCGTCGACGTCGCCGAAGAAGCCCGGGACGGGGAGGACGTACTTGGTGCCCACGCGCTTGCCCCAGAGGTACGCGGAGACGTACCAGAGCGGGAACGCCAGCAGCAGGCCGATGAGCAGGACCATGCCGAGGTCGGCGCCGTAGAGCTCCGTGGCGGCCACGGGACCGGGGTGCGGCGGCACGAAGACGTGCATGACCGAGAACGCACCGGCGGCCGGGATGCCGTACAGGAGGACGTTGTTGCCGCTCACCCGGCGGGCGACGGCGAAGATGATCGGCAGCATGACCACGAGGCCGGCGTCGAAGAAGATCGGGAAGCCCATGATCAGGGAGGCGATGCCGAGCCCGAAGGGCGCGCGCTTCTCGCCGAAGATGTCCACGAGCTTGTCCGCGAGCACCCGGGCGCCGCCGCTGTGCTCCACGAGCTTGCCGAGCATGGCGCCGAGGCCGATGAGCAGGGCCACCGAGCCGAGCGTGCCGCCGAAGGCGGTGACCGCGGTGTCCACGATCATCCCCGTGGGGATGCCCGTGGCGAACGCCGTCAGCAGCGCCACCAGGATCAGGGTGAGGAAGGCGTGCAGCTTGAACTTGATCACCAGGACCAGGATCAGTGCGATGGCGGCTGCCGCGATCGTCAGCAGCGGCGCGGTGCCGAGGGTCTGTGTCCAGTCTTCCACTGAGTTTCTCCGTTGATCTCGTGCCTGCGGGCAGGCCCTGGGGTCTCGTCGTGAGCCACGACACACGCTAGGCTGACAGAAAGATCATACTTTTGGCAACAGGGTCGGCGCGACCGCGCCGCACATGACGGACGGAGCGTCCATGCACGGGGTGGAGCAGCACAGCGGGGTGCTGGACCGGCTCGGCGAGAGCATCGCCTCCGGGGCGCGGGCGCCGGGAACGGTCCTGACGCTCGCGGCCCTCGAGGAGGAGTTCGGGGTCTCCCGCACGCTCGTGCGGGAGGTGGTGCGCGTGCTCGAGTCCATGGGGATGGTGGAGTCCCGGCGGCGGGTGGGCGTCACCGTCCGCCCGCCGCGGGACTGGAACCCGTTCGACCCCCGGCTGATCCGGTGGCGGCTCGGCGGCCCGGGGCGCGACGAGCAGCTGCGGAGCCTGACCGAGCTGCGGACCGCCATCGAGCCCGTGGCCGCCCGGCTGGCCGCGGTCCGGGCCGACGGGCCCACCCGGCGGCGCCTGGTGGAGCTCGCCGCCCGGCTGCGGGAGCTCGGCGAGGCACGCCGCGGCACCGACCCCGAGTACCTGGAGGTGGACACCGCCTACCACGCGCTGCTGCTGGAGGCGAGCGGCAACCCGATGCTGGCCGCCCTGCAGGACGTGGTGGCCGAGGTGCTCTCCGGCCGCACGGCGCTCGGGCTCATGCCCCGCTCCCCGGACCCCGGCGCGCTCGAGGACCACGAGGCCACGGCCGCCGCTGTCGCCTCCGGAAACGCGGCCGAGGCCGAGGCGCGGGCGCGCGCCGTGGTGGTGGAGGTGCTCGAGGGGGTCGTCGACGTGACGGAGAACACCGCCTGATCTGGCCGATGGTCTGCTGGGCCCGGGCCGCGCCGTTCCTAGGCTGAGCGCATGGCCACACCCGTCACCGGCTACCTGTCCCGGGTCTCGGGGCCCCGCCGGAGCCCCCGTTACGACCTCCACCTGGCCTGCCTGCTGATCCTCGTGGCCGGCATGCTCAACTCTGCGGGCTTCGTGGCCGTGGCGCTCTACACCTCCCACATGACCGGCCTGACCGCGACCATGGCCGACCACCTCGTGGACGGGGACGTGGAGCTGCTGTCCCTCGGCGCGGTGGGACTGGGCGCGTTCGTGCTCGGCGGCATCTGGTGCTCGCTGCTCTTCACCTGGGGCCGGCGGCGCGGGCTCGGGTGCCGGTTCGCGAACGTGCTCGCCTTCGAGGGCGCGCTGATCCTGGTGTTCAGCCTGACCGCCGAGGCCGTCGAGGACGACCACCGCGGCCTCGTGCCCGTCGCCGTCCTGTGCTTCACCATGGGGATGCAGAACGCGCTCCTCAGCAAGGTCGCCGACATCCCCGTGCGCACCACCCACGTCACCGGGATGGTCACCGACATCGCGATCGAGCTCGGCAGGATGCTCTACCCCCACCGCACACCGGGTCCGGAACCGGTCCGGGCGGACCGCAGGAAGCTGCGGGTCCTGACCACCCTCGTGGGCCTGTTCTTCCTGGGCGGCGTGACCGGGACGGTCGGCTACCTGGCCGCGGGGTTCTCCTTCCTGGTGCCGGTCGCCCTGCTGCTGCTGGTCCTGGCCTACCGTCCGGTGGCCCGGGACCTCTCCCGCAGGCGCCCGCCCGCCCGCGCGTTCCTGTGAGCCGGCGCCCCCGCCCGTAGGCTGGGCCCATGGGCATCTCGGAGACCGACCGCGGACACCTGCGACGCTGCGTGGAGCTGGCCCGCGAGGCCCTCGACGCCGGGGACGAGCCGTTCGGCTCGGTGCTGGTCTCGGCGCGGGGGGAGGTCCTGTTCGAGGACCGCAACCGGGTGGCCGGCGGTGACGCGACCCGCCACCCCGAGTTCGAGATCGCCCGGTGGGCGGCCGCCCACCTGACCCCGGAGCAGCGCTCCGCAGCCACGGTCTACACCTCGGGCGAGCACTGCCCCATGTGCTCGGCGGCCCACGCCTGGGTGGGGCTGGGCCGCATCGTCCACGCCTCCTCCTCGGCGCAGCTCGGACGGTGGCTGGACGAGCTCGGCGCCCCGCCCGCCCCCGTCGCGGCGCTGCCGATCACCCAGGTGGCCCCGGGGGTGCCCGTGGACGGCCCCTGCCCCGAGCTGGCGCCGGCGGTGCGCGACCTGCACCGCCGGCTGCACCTCACCCGGAAAAGGACCGGGACCGACCCGCGAGGTCGCAGCTGACGGCCACCGCGCCCGGCTGCGTCGCCGTCAGCCGCAATCTCGGCGCGGGGTGGCCAGGGGCCCCGTCCGGGGACCAGGATGGAGGGGTACCTCCGGTGGGCGGCGCCCGCCGGAACCGTTCGACGAGAGGAACGATCATGGTGGACATGGGAGGATTCGCGGACAAGGCGAAGGACCTTGCGGACCAGCACCCGGACAAGGTGCAGCAGGGCATCGACCGGGGCGGCGACGCCGTCGACGAGCGCACCGGCAACAAGTACGAGGGCCAGGTGGACCAGGCCCAGGAGAAGGCCGGCGGCTTCCTCGGCGCCGACGAGAAGGACCAGCAGCAGAACTGATCCGTGGCCGCTGACCTCGGCCCCGCCCGCCTCCCGGCGCGCGGGGCCGCGGCCTGTCAGGCCAGCGCTGCGGCCAGGTAGGGCGCCGTGCGGCTGGCCGGGCACGCGGCGACCTCGGCCGGGGTGCCGGCGCACACGATCCGCCCGCCGGCCTCGCCGCCGGACGGGCCCATGTCGATCACCCAGTCCGAGGACGCCACCACGTCCATGGCGTGCTCCACCACCACCACGGTGTTGCCGGCGTCCACGAGGCGGTTGAGCTGGCGCAGCAGCAGCTGCACGTCCTGCGGGTGCAGGCCGGTGGTGGGCTCGTCCAGGAGGTACAGGGTGTGGCCGCGACGGGCCCGCTGCAGCTCGGTGGCCAGCTTGATCCGCTGCGCCTCGCCCCCGGAGAGCTCGGTGGCCGGCTGGCCGAGCCGCAGGTAGCCGAGCCCCACGTCGAGCAGGGTGCGCAGGCTGCGCGCGGCGGCCGGGACGTCCGCGAGGAACTCCGCGGCGGTCTCCACGCGCATGCCCAGGACGTCGGCGATGCTCCGGCCCCGGTGGGTCACCTCCAGGGTCTCGGGGTTGTAGCGGGCGCCCTGGCAGTCGGGGCAGGGCCCGTAGGTGCCGGGCAGGAACAGCAGCTCGACGGCCAGGAAGCCCTCGCCCTGGCACGTCTCGCACCGGCCGCCGGTCACGTTGAAGGAGAACCGTCCGGCCCCGTAGCCGCGGGCCCGCGCCTCGTCGGTGGCGGCGTAGAGCTTGCGGACCGCGTCGAACAGCCCCGTGTAGGTCGCCAGGTTGGAGCGCGGGGTGCGGCCGATGGGCCGCTGGTCCACCCGGATCAGCCGGTCCAGGTGCTCCAGGCCCTCGACGGCACCCACCCGTGCCCCGGCGGCGGGCGCGGCGTCGTCCTCGGCGTCGACGGGCGCCGCCCCGCCGTGCACGTGCCGGCCGACCGTCTCGGCCAGGACCTGGCTGACCAGCGTGGACTTGCCCGAGCCGGAGACCCCGGTGACGGCGGTCAGCACGCCCAGGGGGATTTCCGCGTCGAGGTCCACCAGGTTGTGGCGCGTGACGCCGCGCAGCCGCAGCCGCCGCTCGACCGGGCGCGGCGTGCGCTCCGCCGCCGTGCCGCCCGGAGGATCGTCAGGCGAGCCGTCAGGGGAACCGTGCGGGGGGCCGTCCGGGAACAGGAAGGGGCGTGTGGCAGACTCCGCCACGTCGGCCAGGCCGGGCACGGGGCCGCTGTACAGCACCGCGCCGCCGCGGTCCCCGGCCTGGGGCCCCACGTCCACGACCCAGTCGGAGCGCCGCACCACGGCCATGTCGTGCTCCACCACGAACACCGAGTTCCCGGAGGCCTTCAGCTCCTCGAGCACGGCCAGCAGCGGCTCGGCGTCGGCCGGGTGCAGGCCCGCCGAGGGCTCGTCGAGCACGTAGACCACACCGAAGAGCCCGGAGCGCAGCTGAGTGGCGATCCGCAGCCGCTGCATCTCCCCCGGGGAGAGCGTGGGCGTGGACCGGTCCAGGCTCAGGTAGCCCAGCCCCAGGTCCAGCAGCACCTGCAGCCGGGCGAGCAGGTCCTTGGCGATGGTCACCGCGGCCTCGCTGCGCTCCCCCGAGGACACCGCCCGGGAGGCGGTCCCGGCGTGCTCCAGGGCGGCGGTGGGCCGGACCACCTCGGCCAGCTCGCCGAGGGACGCCCCGTTGAGCTCGGCGATGCTCCGGCCCGCGAAGGTCACGGCGAGCGCCTCGGGACGCAGGCCGCTGCCGGCGCACGCGGGGCAGGGTCCCGTGACCACGTACTGCAGGACGCGCTCGCGCATCTGCTGGCTCGCGGAGTCCGCCAGGGTGTGCAGGACGTAGCTCTTCGCACTCCAGAATCGGCCCTTGTACGGCTTCGCCACCCGGTCCCGCTGCGGGGTGATCTCCACGACCGGCTGCTCCTCGGTGAACAGGATCCAGTCGCGCTCCTCCCGCGGCAGCTCGCGCCAGGGGACGTCGACGTCGTGGCCCAGGTGGCTCAGGATGTCGCGCAGGTTCTTGCCCTGCCACGCGCCGGGCCACGCCGCGACGGCCCCGTCCCGGATGCTGAGCCCCGGGTCCGGGACCAGGGAGGGCTCGGTGACGTCGTGCACGGTGCCCAGGCCCGAGCACCGGGGGCACGCGCCGGCGGCGGTGTTGGGCGAGAAGGCGTCCGAGTCCAGGCTGCCCGCGGCGGAGTCCGGGTAGGTGCCCGCCCGGGAGAAGAGCATGCGCATCGAGTTGGACAGCGTGGTGAGGGTGCCCACGGTGGAGCGCGAGCTGGGCGCGCCGCGCCGCTGCTGCAGGGCGACGGCGGGCGGCAGCCCGGTGATTCCCTCGACCGCGGGGTTGTGCCCCTGCTGGATCAGGCGCCGTGCGTAGGGGGCCACGGACTCGAGGTAGCGCCGCTGCGCCTCGGCGTAGATGGTGCCGAAGGCCAGGGAGGACTTCCCGGACCCTGAGACGCCGGTGAAGGCGACGATCGCGTCGCGGGGGACGTCCACGTCCACGTGGCGCAGGTTGTTCTCGGAGGCTCCCCGGACCCGGACCATGCCGGTGCGGGTGGTGCCGGGGACGGTGTCGGGGGCCGGGTCGGTGTCGGGGTGGGTGCTCACCGCCTCCACCCTAGCCACCGGCGGGGCCGTGGGCGGACTCAGCGGGCCAGGTGGTGCTCCCGGCCGATCGACCAGGCCGTGTCCGCGGGGGCGGAGTCCACGCCCCAGGCGGACCACTCGTCCAGGCCGGCGAACCAGCGGGCCCCGTCCCGGCCGGCGACCACGAGGGCCGTGGCCAGCACTCCGGCGAGCCGTGCGTCCGGGCCGACGACCGTCGCGGACCGGGCGCCCGCCGCGGGCCGCCCCGTGCGCGGGTCGACGATGTGCGCCGGACGCTCGGCGGTGCTCGAGGTCGACACCGCGCCGTTGCCGGGCAGCACGGTCCAGGTCACCGCGCCGGCGTCGTCGGGGTGGCGGATGCCCACGGTCCAGGGCCTCCCGGGTCCGGCGGACCCGCGGGTCACAACGTCCCCGCCGGCCTCCACGCAGACGTTCGCGCACCCGGCGCGGACGAGGTCGTCGGCGATCCGCTCCACGGCCCACGCCGTGACGTAGCCGGAGGGGTCGAAGCCGCCGCGCACGGCCCACGGATCGAAGCAGCCGTCGGTCAGCTCCCGGGCCTCCCGGCAACGCCGGAGCACGTCGAGGAGGGCGCCCTGGGCGGCGTCCCACCGGCTGAGCCGGCGCTCGTCGAGCAGGCCGGAGCGGAGCGCCGTCACGAGCGAGTCGGGTCGGTAGGTGGAGAAGACGGCGTCGACCCACCGCATGTTGGCCACGGCCGTGTCCAGGGCGTGCTGCACGGCGGGCTCGGGGGGCAGCCCCTCCTCGCCGGCGCGGACGTCGACGGTCACGGTGGTGCCCCAGACGGGCTCCCGGTGGCGGTGCCACCGGCCCTCGGGGCGACGCAGCTCGACGGCGGGGGCGCTCACAGCCCGGCCCGCTCGAGGAGCTCCCGGCAGACCGTGCGGTAGCCCTTCACGGCGGGGGCGGCGCCGCTCACGACGTCGACGCGCGCCGGCCGTCTCGTGAGGGCCTCCTCCTGGAGGACGGGGACGGCGGGGTCGTCGAGCCGCTGCGGGGGGCGTGGGGGGAGAGGTGTGCGGTCGATGACTTCGACTATAGGACCGGGGGTGGTGCCGGTCACTGGACTTTCGGGCAGAGTTGCGCAGGCGGGGACGCGGGACGGGCCCGTTCCTACGCCGGCGCAGGAACGGGCCCGTCCGCGGGTCCCGCTAGTCGGCGATCTGGATGACCTGCAGCGGCAGGTTCGTGCCGGTCCCGCAGAACTCCGCCTGGCACTCCTGGATGAACCCGGAGAGCACGGCCGGTCCCTCGTCGAAGGCCATGTTGAAGGCCACGGCCTGGTAGTCCAGCTCGACCTCGCCGCCCTCGCAGACCCACTGCTGGAAGTAGCTGCCGTTGGCGATCCGCCCCTCGGAGACCCGCTGGGTCACGCTGAGGGAGACGAAGATGTTGCTCCCCGCCGTGCACGAGACCTTGTAGGTGCCCTCGACGGCCGCCCCCTCGGCGATCCGCGTGGCGTCGCTGATCTCGTAGATCTCCATCGCCTGCGCCGGTGCGGC is from Kocuria rosea and encodes:
- a CDS encoding FAD:protein FMN transferase translates to MSAPAVELRRPEGRWHRHREPVWGTTVTVDVRAGEEGLPPEPAVQHALDTAVANMRWVDAVFSTYRPDSLVTALRSGLLDERRLSRWDAAQGALLDVLRRCREARELTDGCFDPWAVRGGFDPSGYVTAWAVERIADDLVRAGCANVCVEAGGDVVTRGSAGPGRPWTVGIRHPDDAGAVTWTVLPGNGAVSTSSTAERPAHIVDPRTGRPAAGARSATVVGPDARLAGVLATALVVAGRDGARWFAGLDEWSAWGVDSAPADTAWSIGREHHLAR